The following proteins are co-located in the Microvirga ossetica genome:
- a CDS encoding substrate-binding domain-containing protein: protein MSVNITFAPLSRLLTAVCAATLLAPASSIPAQALEAKWCKDAHIRFFVGGAQGDAFATIVYNGAKQAEADLGPKVDYLFSSWNVEVMTQQLREAVAVKPDGIAMMGHPGDAAIMPLAEQAAKAGIKMIYQNVPIPKVVAAFGGGYIGARQDEQGRALGAEAIKRAGLTAGDRAIVFGSFENENRGARERSTVAVLKEAGLEVIQISDPPTGEWASDPNLAIPVITAALVNNPDVKAVGYSGGQMLGNVPTYMQAAGKQPKEIFNFGFDTSPQVVEAFKGGWVQLAADQQPFQQGYLPILNLCQQIVLGLAPINVDTGAGFVTPENYHVVAKLAEQGLR, encoded by the coding sequence ATGAGTGTCAACATCACCTTTGCTCCATTGTCGCGATTGCTGACAGCGGTCTGCGCTGCCACTTTGTTGGCGCCCGCGAGTTCGATACCGGCTCAGGCGCTCGAAGCCAAATGGTGCAAGGACGCTCACATCCGCTTCTTCGTAGGCGGCGCCCAGGGTGATGCATTCGCTACCATCGTCTATAACGGCGCGAAGCAGGCGGAGGCCGACCTCGGACCCAAGGTCGATTATCTCTTCTCGAGCTGGAATGTCGAGGTGATGACGCAGCAGCTTCGCGAGGCTGTCGCGGTGAAACCGGATGGCATCGCGATGATGGGACATCCAGGCGATGCTGCAATCATGCCCCTCGCCGAGCAGGCGGCAAAGGCCGGCATTAAAATGATATATCAAAATGTCCCCATACCGAAGGTCGTAGCGGCCTTTGGGGGCGGCTACATTGGCGCCCGACAGGATGAGCAGGGCCGTGCTCTTGGGGCAGAGGCAATCAAGCGCGCAGGCCTCACGGCTGGCGATAGGGCCATTGTCTTCGGCTCATTCGAAAACGAGAACCGTGGCGCGCGTGAGCGCAGTACGGTGGCGGTCTTGAAGGAAGCGGGCTTGGAGGTGATCCAAATCAGCGACCCGCCCACCGGTGAATGGGCATCCGATCCCAACCTCGCCATCCCGGTTATTACCGCAGCGCTCGTCAACAACCCGGACGTCAAGGCGGTCGGCTACTCTGGCGGCCAAATGCTTGGAAACGTCCCGACCTACATGCAGGCAGCCGGCAAGCAGCCGAAGGAAATCTTCAATTTCGGTTTCGACACCAGTCCACAGGTCGTCGAGGCCTTCAAAGGCGGTTGGGTGCAGCTAGCGGCGGATCAGCAGCCATTCCAGCAGGGCTATCTCCCGATCCTGAACCTCTGCCAGCAGATCGTGTTGGGACTTGCACCGATCAACGTCGATACCGGCGCCGGGTTCGTCACACCGGAAAACTATCACGTGGTCGCCAAGCTGGCGGAGCAGGGCCTACGCTGA
- a CDS encoding ATP-binding cassette domain-containing protein, with the protein MADHLIELRDIKKRYGSIEALAGIDFHVDAGEVVGLIGDNGAGKSTLIKILAGAVKPSGGEIKIRGRPVSRWSAAQARAAGIETVFQDRALAVQQSIVRNIFMGNELTGPFGWLNVKRELAEANRLMREIGFTSKLFTPRSIVGQLSGGERQGVAMARAIHKRADLIILDEPTTALSLAETAKVFHFVRHVRARGRSVVFIDHNIHHVFDIADRIVVLDRGRIVLEAERSEVNTAEELIRFMEQVAAHPVPPSGHRTLE; encoded by the coding sequence TTGGCGGATCACCTGATCGAGCTGCGCGACATCAAGAAACGTTACGGCAGCATCGAGGCGCTCGCTGGCATTGACTTCCACGTCGATGCCGGCGAGGTGGTTGGCCTCATCGGTGACAATGGTGCGGGCAAATCGACGCTGATCAAGATCCTCGCCGGCGCTGTGAAGCCCTCCGGCGGCGAAATCAAAATACGCGGAAGACCCGTATCGAGATGGAGCGCCGCGCAAGCGCGCGCGGCCGGGATCGAGACCGTCTTTCAGGACCGGGCGCTCGCTGTGCAGCAATCGATCGTCCGCAATATTTTCATGGGCAACGAGCTTACTGGACCGTTCGGCTGGCTCAACGTGAAGCGCGAACTCGCGGAGGCGAACCGGCTCATGCGCGAGATCGGCTTTACTTCGAAGCTGTTCACGCCGCGCTCGATTGTCGGGCAGCTGTCTGGCGGGGAGCGTCAGGGCGTAGCCATGGCCCGCGCGATTCACAAACGGGCAGACCTTATCATCCTTGACGAGCCGACGACGGCGCTCTCGCTCGCCGAGACGGCGAAAGTTTTCCACTTCGTGCGCCACGTGCGGGCGAGGGGCCGCTCGGTCGTTTTCATCGACCACAACATTCACCACGTCTTCGACATCGCCGACCGTATCGTCGTGCTCGACCGCGGCAGGATCGTCCTCGAGGCGGAACGCTCCGAGGTAAACACGGCCGAGGAGCTGATCCGCTTCATGGAACAGGTCGCCGCCCATCCCGTGCCCCCAAGCGGACACCGTACATTAGAGTGA
- a CDS encoding ABC transporter permease, producing the protein MDHPLRRWLIECRAALSTFGVFVVMMAIFIAANPAVFTTWSIYSSVLTTLPVALFIVVPLVFVVTAGDIDLSFPATMGFSSWIFALLVKAGYDPFVGMAAAILTGSALGFCVGALVVYGSLSSLIATLGMNFLLRGLIQIINEGRSMALVTLSQSWAYKIFSSQVFGVPVQIFWATAFVIFAALLYNRHRFGAQVKIIGDNPDSADQMGINVKRVRVKTFTFMGIGAAIGGTFSTMINFTWWPTTGDGYLLPVLASVFVGGTPTWGGVGTVIGSAIGALIVAFIQTGIVAAGLSGFYVQFFNGLIIILSLIGHRWNQIRYR; encoded by the coding sequence TTGGACCATCCGCTCCGCAGATGGCTAATCGAGTGCCGCGCGGCGCTCAGCACATTCGGCGTGTTCGTGGTGATGATGGCGATCTTCATCGCCGCTAATCCAGCTGTCTTCACGACCTGGTCCATTTACAGTTCCGTGCTTACCACCCTGCCCGTTGCGCTTTTTATTGTGGTCCCGCTGGTCTTTGTGGTGACGGCCGGCGATATTGATCTCTCCTTTCCTGCCACAATGGGGTTCTCGTCGTGGATATTCGCGCTTCTCGTGAAGGCAGGATACGATCCCTTCGTCGGTATGGCGGCGGCGATCCTGACCGGTTCAGCGCTCGGCTTCTGCGTCGGCGCGCTCGTCGTTTATGGCAGCCTGTCGTCCCTGATCGCCACGCTCGGCATGAATTTCCTCTTACGCGGCCTGATCCAAATCATCAACGAGGGCAGGTCGATGGCGCTCGTCACGCTTAGCCAGAGCTGGGCCTACAAGATCTTCTCGAGCCAGGTATTCGGAGTGCCGGTTCAGATATTCTGGGCAACGGCATTCGTGATCTTCGCAGCGCTCCTCTACAACCGCCACCGTTTTGGAGCGCAGGTGAAGATAATCGGCGACAACCCCGACAGTGCCGATCAGATGGGAATTAACGTGAAGCGTGTGCGCGTGAAAACGTTCACCTTCATGGGAATAGGCGCAGCAATCGGTGGAACGTTCTCCACCATGATCAACTTCACATGGTGGCCTACGACCGGCGACGGCTACCTTCTCCCCGTGCTCGCCTCCGTGTTTGTCGGCGGTACACCCACATGGGGCGGCGTCGGCACCGTGATTGGCAGCGCGATCGGCGCACTCATTGTCGCCTTTATCCAAACCGGCATCGTAGCGGCAGGTCTCAGCGGTTTTTACGTGCAGTTCTTCAACGGCCTGATCATCATTCTTTCGCTGATCGGCCACAGATGGAACCAGATACGCTACCGCTAG
- a CDS encoding LexA family protein, with product MSSAQPSFTDTQGQYLAFIDAYSRVHGRPPAEVDMQRHFQVSPPSVHQMVLTLERAGLIRRQPGLARSIEVLVEPKRLPVLRPPQSVKSTVQRN from the coding sequence ATGTCGTCTGCGCAACCCAGCTTCACTGACACACAAGGTCAGTACCTGGCCTTCATCGATGCCTACAGCCGGGTTCATGGTCGGCCGCCCGCCGAGGTCGACATGCAACGCCACTTTCAGGTGAGCCCGCCCTCTGTTCACCAGATGGTGCTCACGCTGGAGCGCGCCGGATTGATCCGCCGGCAGCCTGGTCTTGCCCGCAGCATTGAGGTGCTGGTGGAACCCAAACGCCTGCCTGTCCTACGCCCACCTCAATCGGTCAAATCCACTGTGCAGAGGAACTAG